The genomic segment GAGCGCGCCCAGATTGCCGAGTCCGAGCACGGCGGTGCCGTTGGAGATCACCGCGACCACATTGCCCTTGGCGGTGTAATCGTAGGCGAGCGTGGGGTCGCGGAAAATTTCCAGGCACGGCGCAGCGACGCCGGGGGAATAGGCGAGCGACAGATCGCGCTGGGTGGTGAGCGGCTTAGTGGCGCGGATCTCGATCTTGCCCGCCCGCCCCGACGCGTGCATGCGCAGCGCCTCGGCAAAAATTTCGCGGTTGTCGTGGCTGTCGGGGCGGTCGTTCATGGCCTTGGGCCTCTTGGTTCGGTCAGGTGGAATGGACCATCTCGTGGAGATGAACGTTGAGTCCGCCGCAATCCTTCATGATGCCGATCACCTTGCGTTCGGATTCGGCGTCGGCGACGCGCACCCACAGAATGACGCTGCCGGCGGCGAGCGCGCGCAGATAGCTTTCGCGATGAGCGGTGGAGGTGACCTCGTCGACGACTTCCTTGAGCGCCGCGCCGCCGACGGCGGCGGCGATCAAGGCGGCGACGGTGGCGGCAATCGGTCCGCCGACCAAAATCACCGCGCCGGCGGCGACCAGAGGCGCCTCGTACTTGATCTCGCTGGCGACCGCGATCAGGGCGTCTTTCCACGGGCGCGAGTCGCGCTCGACGGCGTCGAGCGAGTCGTGCGTCGACAGCACGCTCAAGTCGCCGCGCGCGAAACCGGCGTCGGTCAGCGCCTTGACCGCGCGCGCGAAGGATTTATGACTGGCGAAATGACCGACAACCTCGAGGCTGCGGCCTTCGGTACGCGCGGACACGGATTTCGGAACTCCCCAGGTACGGACTTGTTGTTGGTTATCGTTGCGTCGCCGGCCATTGTGCCCAACCGACCGGCGACGGCGCAAGGCGCCCGATTCGCCGCCTATTCCGGCGCTCGGACAGCGGCGTGCCTGAGGTGATCGCGAGGGGCCAGCCGTGGTAAGGTCCGCTTCTCGAGAGGATCGCCATGGCGGAAAACGTGCGCGCGCGGCCGATGGAACAGGGCCATCTCTGGGAGGAATCCGAGGCCGCGACCGCCGCCGGAGATTCGATGGTCGGCCCGCTTGTCGGCGAACCGGACGATTCCGCCACCACCCCGGTGATGGCCCAGTACCTGGCCCTGAAGCGCGAATATCCGGATGCGCTGCTCTTCTTCCAGATGGGCGATTTTTTCGAGCTGTTTTTCGACGACGCCGCGGCGGCAGCGGGCGCGCTCGACATCGCGCTCACCAAACGCGGCAAGCACCTCGGCCAGGATATCCCCATGTGCGGGGTGCCGGTGCATTCCTACGAATCCTATCTCGCCCGCCTGATCCGCAAGGGATTCAAGGTCGCGATCTGCCAGCAGCTCGAAGATCCGGCGGAAGCGAAAAAGCGCGGCGCCAAGGCGACGCTGCGCCGCGACGTAACCCGCGTGGTGACGCCGGGCACGCTGACCGAGGACGCGCTGCTCGACTCCCGGCGCAACAATTTCATCGCCACGCTGGCCGAGGCCGAAGGCGGCTTGGCGCTCGCCTGGCTCGACGTGTCGACCGGCGCCTTCTTCGCCGAAGCGATCGCGGCCGACAAAGGACGCGAGGCGGCGCTCGCGGCCGTGCTCGCGCGCGTCGGCCCGCAGGAGATCGTGCTGTCCGATCGTCTGGTCCAGAGGCCCGCGCTGTTCGAGATTTTGCGCGATTGGAAAGAACGGCTGACCATCTTGCCGGCCGTCCGTTTCGACAGCGTCAACGGCAAGAAACGTTTGGAGTCGCTCTATGGCGTCGCCGCGCTCGACGGCTTCGGCGCGTTCGGCCGCGCCGAAATCGCCGCCGCCGGCGCGCTGATCGATTACGTCCAGCTGACGCAAAAAGGGAAGCTCCCCCGTCTCGCCCCGCCGATGCGCCAGGGTTCGGGTACGACCATGGAGATGGACACGGCGACCCGGCGCAACCTGGAGCTCGAGCAATCGCTCGCGGGCGAGCGCGCGGGAAGCCTGCTCGGCGCGATCGACCGCACCGTCACCGGCCTCGGCGCGCGGTTGCTGGCCGCGCGCCTGGCGGCGCCTCTTGCCGACGTCGCCGCCATCGAGGCGCGGCTCGATGCGGTCGCGTTCTTTCGCGACGACGACGATACGCGGGAGAAGGCGCGCGCGGCCCTCGCCCGCACGCCGGATATCGAGCGCGCGCTGGCGCGGATCGCCCTCGGTCGCGCGGGTCCGCGCGACTTGGCCGCGCTTCGCGACGGTCTCGCGCGCGCGGGCGAGATGCGCGACCTAATCGAGCACGCTCGCGCACCGAAGCCCGCGCTGATCGCCGACGACGTCCGGGGCCTCGGCTGGTGGGGCGCGCTGGTCGACCGGCTTTCCCGTGCGCTGGCGCCGGAATTGCCGGCGTTATTGCGTGATGGAGGCTTCATCTCCCCCGGCTACAGCCCGGAATTGGACGAGCTGAAAACGCTCCGCGACGAAAGCCGACGCCTCGCCGCCGCCTTGCAAGCGCGCTACGCGGAACAGTCCGGCGTCGCGACACTGAAGGTGCGCCACAACAACGTGCTCGGCTACTTCATCGAAGTGCCGGCCAAGCAGGCCGACCGCCTGACGGCGCGCGCGGACAGGCTTTTTATTCACCGCCAGACCATGGCCAACGCAGTGCGTTTCTCGACCGTCGAGCTGGGCGAGCTCGAGGGCCGCATCGCCACGGCGGCGGAAAAGGCGCTTGCCCTGGAACTGAAGATTTTCGCCGATCTCTGCGCCGACGCGCTCGGCCGGGCCGAGGACATCGGCCGCGCCGCCGCCGCCATCGCCGCGATCGACGTCGCCGCCGCGCTCGGCCTGCTCGCGCAGGCCGAGGACTGGTGCCGACCAATCGTCGACCGCAGCGCCGATCTTGCGATCGAAGGCGGCCGTCACCCGGTGGTCGAAGCGGCCCTCAAGCGCGAGGGCCGCGAATCCTTCGTCGCCAACGATTGCGCGCTTGGCGACGGATCGCGGCTGTGGCTGCTGACCGGGCCCAACATGGCGGGCAAGAGCACATTTTTGCGCCAGAACGCGCTGATCGCGATCCTCGCGCAGATGGGTTCGTTCGTGCCGGCGCGCGCCGCGCGCATCGGCGTGGTCGATCGGCTCTTTTCGCGCGTCGGCGCCGCCGACGATCTCGCGCGCGGGCGTTCGACCTTCATGGTCGAAATGGTCGAAACCGCCGCCATCCTCAACCAGGCGGGCGAACGGGCGCTGGTGATCCTCGACGAAATCGGGCGCGGCACCGCGACCTTCGACGGCCTTTCCATCGCCTGGGCGACGGTCGAGCATCTGCACGATGTCAACCGCTGCCGCGCCCTGTTCGCGACCCACTACCACGAACTGACCGCGCTCGCCGAACGATTGCCGCAGCTTTCCTGCCACGCACTCAAGGTCAAGGAATGGAAAGGCGAGGTGGTGTTCCTGCACGAGGTCGGACCGGGATCGGCCGACCGCTCCTACGGCATCCACGTCGCCAAGCTCGCCGGGTTGCCGCCCGCCGTGGTCGCACGCGCCGAGGAGATCTTGCACCGGCTTGAGAAATCCGATCGGGCCGACGGGGCGCGGGCGCTGGCCGGCGATTTGTCGCTCTTTGCCGCCGAGCGGCCGGGGCCGGCAGCCGTCGACAGTGAAGCCGAGCGCATCCTGCGCGATGTCAACCCGGACGCGTTGTCGCCCAAGGAGGCGCTGGAGCTGATTTATCGTCTCAAAGCGGCGCTCGGGGAGAGCGGGTCGTGAGCGCCATCCCCAAGCCGCGCGAGATTTTCGACCGCAAAGCGCTGCTCGCGCGCGCGGGTGACGCGTTGCCCGCGAAAGCCCCCGCGAAAGCCGACGAATTGGCCGCGCGCGCGGCGGTGCTGGCCATCGCCAAGGATGCCTACCGCAAGGGCTGGGACGAAATCCGCCGCCGCTTCGAAAAGGAAAGGCTTTCCGGCATCGAAGCGGCGCGCCAGCACGCCTATCTGGTCGATCAGCTGGTGCGGGTGCTCTATGACTTGGCCGAGGGACGCGTGTATCCCGCACCCAAAAAACCGCACGAACTTCTGGCGATCGTCGCCACCGGCGGCTACGGCCGCGGCCGGCTGGCGCCGTTTTCCGACATCGACCTGATGTTTCTGCCGGCGAAGAAGATTTCCGCGCGCGGCCAGCGGATCGTCGAGTTCATGCTCTATATCCTCTGGGACCTCGGTCTCAAGGTCGGGCACGCGACCCGCACCGCCGACGAGGCGATCAAGCTCGCCAAGGGCGATCTCACCATCCGCACCAGCCTTCTCGAGGCGCGCTGGGTCTGGGGCGAGCGCGAGACCTTCGACGATTTCCGCGCCCGTTTTGCGCGCGAGGTGGTCGCCGGATCGGGGCGCGATTTCGTCGAGGCCAAGCTCGCTGAACGCGATCAGCGCCTCGCCCGCATGGGCGATTCCCGCTACGTGCTGGAACCCAACCTCAAGGAGGGCAAGGGCGGCTTGCGCGACCTGCAGACCCTGTTCTGGATCGCGAAGTACCTCTACGGTTCAGGCGCGCGAGCGAATCCTCGCGCGCGTCATATGATGCGCCCCTATCGGGGCGACATGGACGCTCTCATCGCCGAGGGCGTGCTCACGGCCGAGGACGCGCGCGTCTTCGCCCGCGCCGACGAGTTCCTGTGGACCGTCCGTTGCCATCTCCACTACCTCGCCGGCCGCGCCGAGGAGCGGCTCTCGTTCGACGCCCAGAAGGAAATCGCGCGGCGGATGAATTATCGCGACCGTGCCGGCGGGCGCGGGGTCGAGAGATTTATGAAACACTACTTCCTGGTCGCCAAGGACGTGGGCGATCTGACCCGCATTGTCTGCGCCGTGCTCGAGGAGGAACAGAAGAAATCCCTGTTTCGCCTCCGCGCCGACGCGCCCTTGTTCGCCAAGCCGCACGGGACCGATTTCCGCATCGACGGCAACCGACTCGCGTTCGCCGACGATGGCGCCGTCGCGCGCGACCCGGTCAACCTGTTGCGGCTCTTCCGCGAGGCGCAGCGGCTCGGCCTCGACGTGCATCCGCGCGCCATGCGCCTGGTCGCGCGCAACGTCCGCCGGGTCGACGCGCGCCTGCGCGAGGACGCCGAAGCCAACCGCATCTTCCTCGACATCCTGACCGACCCCGCCGGCGCCGAGGCGGCGCTGACCTGGCTCAATGAAACCGGCGTTTTTGGCCGTTTCGTCCCCGATTTCGGGCGGGTGGTGGCGCAGATGCAGTACGACATGTACCACGTCTATACCGTCGACGAGCACACCATCCGCGCCATCGGCCTGCTCAACAAGATCGAGCAGGGCGCCTTCGCCAAGGATCATCCGGTGTCGTCGGGGATCATCCACGAACTGCAGTCGCGCCGGGTGCTTTATGTCGCGGTGCTGCTGCACGACATCGCCAAGGGCCGCAGCGGCGATCATTCCGAGATCGGCGCCGAAATCGCCAAGACGCTCGGGCCGCGCCTGGGCCTCAGCGAATGGGAGACCGAGACGGTGTCGTGGCTGGTTCTCCACCACCTTCTCATGAGCCGGACCGCCTTCAAGCGCGACCTCGACGACCCCAAGACCATCGCCGATTTCGTCGCCAAGGTGCAGTCGCCGGAACGCCTGCGCCTCCTGATGATCCTCACCGTCGCCGACATCCGCGCGGTCGGGCCGCAGGTGTGGAACGCGTGGAAGGCGAAACTGCTGCGCGAGCTTTATTTCCTGGCGCTCGAAGCGATGACCGGCGGCGAGCCGGCGCTCCGCCGGAGCGCGCGCGCCGAACAGGCGATGGCCGGCCTCAAGGCCGCGCTCGCCGCCGAACGCCCTGCCTGGACCACGGCCGAGATCGAGGAGCACCTCGCCCGCGGAACGCCTGCCTATTGGCTTGCGTTCGGCGCCGACGACTTGGTCCGCCACGCCCGCCTGATCCGCGAAGCCCAGCGCGACAGCCGCGATCTGGTGATCGAGACCCGCGCCGACGCCGAACGGGCGGCGACCGAGGTTCTCGTCTACACCCACGACCATCCCGGCCTGTTCGCGGGGCTCGCCGGCGCCTTCGCGCTCGCCGGGGCCAACGTGGTCGACGCGCGCGTGACCACGCTCGCCAACGGCATGGCGCTCGACGTGTTCGCAATCCAGGACGTGACCGGCGGCGCCTTCGCCGATCCCGACCGCCTGAAGCGGCTCGAACGCCGTATCGCCGACACGCTCTCGGGCCGCACCAGTTCGGCGCGCGAAATGGAATCGGCGAGCGCGCGCGGCCGGACCGCGCGCCTCGGCGCCTTCACAGTGCCGCCGCGCGCCCTGATCGACAACAAGGCGAGCGCCACCTACACCGTGATCGAAATCAACGGCCGCGACCGGCCTGGGTTCCTGCGCGACATCACCCGCGCCCTGACCCAGGCCGGATTGCAGATTTCGAGCGCGCACATTTCCACCTACGGCGAGCGGGTGGTCGACGTGTTCTATGTGCGCGACGTGTTCGGCCTGAAAGTCGAGAACGAAGCCAAGATCAAGGCGATCCGCGAAAAGCTGCTCGCCGCAATCGCGCCCCCGGATGCGGGCGAATCTTCCGCCAACGCCGCCGCGCCCGGCGCCGACGCCGCATGAGCCTGCTTCGTTCCATCTCGACGGTCGGCGCGTTCACCATGGGAAGCCGGATCCTCGGCTTCGTCCGCGACGCGGCCATCGCCGCGATCGTCGGCGCGGGGCCGGTGGCGGACGCCTTTTTCGTCGCCTTCAAGCTGCCGAACCTGTTCCGCCGGCTGTTCGCGGAAGGCGCCTTCAACGCCGCGTTCGTGCCGCTCTATACCGCCGAGTTGAAGGACGGCCGCGAGCGGGCGCGGGCGTTCGCCGAAGCCGCCCTCGCCGTGCTCGCCTGGTCGCTGGTCGCGTTCGTGGCGGCGGCCGAGATCGCCATGCCGTGGCTGATGCGCGCGTTCGCACCCGGGTTTCTCGACCGGCCCGAAACCTATGCTCTCGCCGTTTCGTTCGCGCGCATCACGTTTCCGTACCTATTGTTCATTTCGCTGGTGTCGCTCGCGGGCGGAGTCCTCAACGCCCATCACCGCTTCGCCGCCGCCGCGGCGACGCCGATGCTGTTGAACCTCTGCCTGATCGGCGCGGTTTTGGGGCTCGCGCCTTATTTCCCGACGCCGGGCCACGCCCTCGCCTGGGGCGTGTTCGCGGCCGGCATCGCGCAGTGCCTGTTCCTGTTCGGCGCGCTCGTGCGCGCGGGCGAACGGCTGCGCCTGGCGCGGCCCGCGTTCGGACCCAAAGTAAAGCTGCTGCTCAAGCGCGCGCTTCCCGTAGCCCTCGGCGCCGGGGTTTACCAGATCAACCTCGCCATCGACATGATCGTCGCCTCGTTTTTGCCGGCGGGCTCGATCAGTTATCTCTTCTACGCTGACCGCATCAACCAGTTGCCCTTGGGCGTGATCGGGGTCGCGGTCGGCACCGTGCTGCTGCCGGTGCTGTCGCGCCAGTTGCGTTCCGGCGACGGGGCGGGGGCGCACGCGAGCCAGAACCGGGCGATCGAATTCGCGCTTCTCCTTACTCTGCCCGCCGCATTCGCGCTGGCGCTCATCGCCGAGCCGGTGGTCGCGACCCTGTTCGGGCGCGGCGCCTTCGGCGCGACGGAAATCCGCGCCACCGCGGCGGCGCTCGCGGTCTACGCCACCGGATTGCCGGCCTACGTGCTGGCCAAGGCGCTGACGCCCGCCTTCTACGCCCGCGAGGACACGGCGACCCCGGTCAAGATCTCGGTCGTCTGCATGGCCGCGAACCTGATCCTCAACATCCTGCTGATGGGGCCGTTCCTGCACGTCGGCATCGCAATCGCGACATCGTTGAGCGCGTGGCTCAACGTCCTGCTGCTTGCCCGCGCCCTGATGCGGCGCGGCGACCTGGCGTTCGATGCCCGCCTCAAGGCGCGCGTTGCTCGCCAGGCGGGCGCGGCGGTGGCGATGGCCGTGACGCTGATCCTGCTTCTGCCCCTGCTTGCGCGACCGCTCGCGGGCGGCGAGGCTTCGCGCGCCCTGGCGCTCGCGGCGCTGGTGGCGGCGGGCGGGATCGTTTACGCGCTCGCCGCCTGGGGCCTCGGCGCCGCCAAGCCTTCCGAACTGCGCGCGGCCCTCCGTCGTTCCAAGGCTTGACCACCTGACCCGGCGAAGGCCATAACACGGCGCTTTCCTTAGGGGCTCGCACCATGCGGCGCATCTTTTCGGGCGTGCAGCCCACCGGCAATCTGCATCTCGGCAATTACCTCGGCGCGATCCGCAACTGGGTGCGGTTGCAGAAGGATTTCGACGATTGCCTGTTCTGCGTCGTCGATCTGCACGCGGTCACCGTGTGGCAGGAACCGGCCCAGCTCACCGCCAGCACGCGCGAGGTGGCGGCGGCGATGATCGCCGCCGGGATCGATGCCGAGCGCAACATCGTCTTCAACCAGAGCCAGGTGCCGGCGCACGCCGAACTCGCCTGGATCTTTTCGTGCGTCGCGCGCATGGGCTGGCTCAACCGCATGACCCAGTTCAAGGAAAAGGCGGGCAAGGACAAGGAAAACGCCGCGGTCGG from the Rhodospirillales bacterium genome contains:
- the murJ gene encoding murein biosynthesis integral membrane protein MurJ, translated to MSLLRSISTVGAFTMGSRILGFVRDAAIAAIVGAGPVADAFFVAFKLPNLFRRLFAEGAFNAAFVPLYTAELKDGRERARAFAEAALAVLAWSLVAFVAAAEIAMPWLMRAFAPGFLDRPETYALAVSFARITFPYLLFISLVSLAGGVLNAHHRFAAAAATPMLLNLCLIGAVLGLAPYFPTPGHALAWGVFAAGIAQCLFLFGALVRAGERLRLARPAFGPKVKLLLKRALPVALGAGVYQINLAIDMIVASFLPAGSISYLFYADRINQLPLGVIGVAVGTVLLPVLSRQLRSGDGAGAHASQNRAIEFALLLTLPAAFALALIAEPVVATLFGRGAFGATEIRATAAALAVYATGLPAYVLAKALTPAFYAREDTATPVKISVVCMAANLILNILLMGPFLHVGIAIATSLSAWLNVLLLARALMRRGDLAFDARLKARVARQAGAAVAMAVTLILLLPLLARPLAGGEASRALALAALVAAGGIVYALAAWGLGAAKPSELRAALRRSKA
- a CDS encoding [protein-PII] uridylyltransferase, yielding MSAIPKPREIFDRKALLARAGDALPAKAPAKADELAARAAVLAIAKDAYRKGWDEIRRRFEKERLSGIEAARQHAYLVDQLVRVLYDLAEGRVYPAPKKPHELLAIVATGGYGRGRLAPFSDIDLMFLPAKKISARGQRIVEFMLYILWDLGLKVGHATRTADEAIKLAKGDLTIRTSLLEARWVWGERETFDDFRARFAREVVAGSGRDFVEAKLAERDQRLARMGDSRYVLEPNLKEGKGGLRDLQTLFWIAKYLYGSGARANPRARHMMRPYRGDMDALIAEGVLTAEDARVFARADEFLWTVRCHLHYLAGRAEERLSFDAQKEIARRMNYRDRAGGRGVERFMKHYFLVAKDVGDLTRIVCAVLEEEQKKSLFRLRADAPLFAKPHGTDFRIDGNRLAFADDGAVARDPVNLLRLFREAQRLGLDVHPRAMRLVARNVRRVDARLREDAEANRIFLDILTDPAGAEAALTWLNETGVFGRFVPDFGRVVAQMQYDMYHVYTVDEHTIRAIGLLNKIEQGAFAKDHPVSSGIIHELQSRRVLYVAVLLHDIAKGRSGDHSEIGAEIAKTLGPRLGLSEWETETVSWLVLHHLLMSRTAFKRDLDDPKTIADFVAKVQSPERLRLLMILTVADIRAVGPQVWNAWKAKLLRELYFLALEAMTGGEPALRRSARAEQAMAGLKAALAAERPAWTTAEIEEHLARGTPAYWLAFGADDLVRHARLIREAQRDSRDLVIETRADAERAATEVLVYTHDHPGLFAGLAGAFALAGANVVDARVTTLANGMALDVFAIQDVTGGAFADPDRLKRLERRIADTLSGRTSSAREMESASARGRTARLGAFTVPPRALIDNKASATYTVIEINGRDRPGFLRDITRALTQAGLQISSAHISTYGERVVDVFYVRDVFGLKVENEAKIKAIREKLLAAIAPPDAGESSANAAAPGADAA
- the mutS gene encoding DNA mismatch repair protein MutS, whose product is MVGPLVGEPDDSATTPVMAQYLALKREYPDALLFFQMGDFFELFFDDAAAAAGALDIALTKRGKHLGQDIPMCGVPVHSYESYLARLIRKGFKVAICQQLEDPAEAKKRGAKATLRRDVTRVVTPGTLTEDALLDSRRNNFIATLAEAEGGLALAWLDVSTGAFFAEAIAADKGREAALAAVLARVGPQEIVLSDRLVQRPALFEILRDWKERLTILPAVRFDSVNGKKRLESLYGVAALDGFGAFGRAEIAAAGALIDYVQLTQKGKLPRLAPPMRQGSGTTMEMDTATRRNLELEQSLAGERAGSLLGAIDRTVTGLGARLLAARLAAPLADVAAIEARLDAVAFFRDDDDTREKARAALARTPDIERALARIALGRAGPRDLAALRDGLARAGEMRDLIEHARAPKPALIADDVRGLGWWGALVDRLSRALAPELPALLRDGGFISPGYSPELDELKTLRDESRRLAAALQARYAEQSGVATLKVRHNNVLGYFIEVPAKQADRLTARADRLFIHRQTMANAVRFSTVELGELEGRIATAAEKALALELKIFADLCADALGRAEDIGRAAAAIAAIDVAAALGLLAQAEDWCRPIVDRSADLAIEGGRHPVVEAALKREGRESFVANDCALGDGSRLWLLTGPNMAGKSTFLRQNALIAILAQMGSFVPARAARIGVVDRLFSRVGAADDLARGRSTFMVEMVETAAILNQAGERALVILDEIGRGTATFDGLSIAWATVEHLHDVNRCRALFATHYHELTALAERLPQLSCHALKVKEWKGEVVFLHEVGPGSADRSYGIHVAKLAGLPPAVVARAEEILHRLEKSDRADGARALAGDLSLFAAERPGPAAVDSEAERILRDVNPDALSPKEALELIYRLKAALGESGS